In the genome of Daucus carota subsp. sativus chromosome 9, DH1 v3.0, whole genome shotgun sequence, the window GGCCTTGGTGCACTCAGTAGTCGAACTTGAATATACATACAGAAGAAAGTCCAACATGTTTCGACGTGGGGAAGGGATCTATCACTTAATTACTTTTCAGTTATTACATTTTGGATAATACCTTATCAACGATTCGTCACCTCAGAGGAAAAATTTAATCATTACTTTACCAAAAAAATTACAGGGTGTTAACAAATTATGTCCAGAATAATGGAGGCAACCTTTGATAATGTAACTCTGATATATAGAAACCTGGGAGTTTCACCTAAAGATGGAGGTAGCTTCCCAAATTCCCGTGCCAGATTGGAAAAAGTAAAAGAAACTACTTAAGCTAAATGTAATGCAGGTAAAGTGTAAGCACAGATGATAGTAATAAACAAATCTGGAAAGCTGATATAACAAAGAAACAAACTACCGAACAAAATGGAATCCAGGTAAAGTGTACCACACAATATTAACAATACAACGATTCCGGAAAGTTACTATTACAAAGATCAAAGTTGTACCTACAGATGAGATGGAGAAGAGACGGATGACGTCATATTCCTAGCCTCTTAAAACCACATTCTGAACAGAACTTGGAAGTTTCTCTCAGATAGGGAGATCCACATTCATCGCAATACTTTGGAGGACCAGATGGCTGCAGGTGAAAAATTTAAGAGGCAGCAAATAGAAGGTGAGGAATAAATGTTAAGGTCATAACTAATTGTAGACCCTCGTAATTTAGTGGATTAGAAGGCATCAATACTACATGATAAAAATGTGCAACATAAATTGCTATTTGATAGAAAACATAAGTAAACAAGTACGCAACAGGACTTCAAAATATAGAGTTTGGAGAGACTCTCACTAGTACATGCAAACGCCCTGCAGCATGAGCTAGTGGTTGTATGCAAGCCATATGTTGCGAAATTGATGTAGGTTGCTGCCCATCTGCAACATCAGGAAGATGACTTGAGGGTCCACACTGGTGATTGTGAGAGAAGTGCCCTACATGTTgactttgattgatagattgaTGTTGACTTTGGTGCAGGGCATGAAACTGGCCCGAATGTGACAGAGTTTGAATGTGATGGTTTGATGAGATCTGCTGCTGTTGAGGCTGTTAGcagtataaaataataacataagCAGCTATGCTGTAAAGTGTAAACATTACTTTCCCTCATAAGTctagctaaagttgttttcctTTAAAGTTGTTTAATCAACAAAATAAACTAATCCCCGCCCCTTCTACGAGGGTTGAGAGTTGAAGGCTTTTTGAGGGAGAAGCGGAATTGTTGTGTGAGTTCAATTGGTATACATAAGATGTGCTTCATACTTCCATTGCATTTGAGTTTACATTATAAAAGCACATAATGTCAACCACAGGACTCCATTCCACTGTTTTCATCAAAGAAaagagcattaaaatattatattatatgatgaGCATGGAATCAAGCCTATTCTAGAGAAATTGAGGGAAGGAAGACTACGGTGGTTTGGCACCTCGATCCCATTAATATTTGTTCTGTATACAACCCAACCCTTTATTGCAGAAGAATTTCCAAGTTTACCTCACCTGATTTATTAATTCTGGTTGAACGTGGCCCATAAAATGAGAACTTTCCGGTCTTAAGTTTTTCAAAGACACAAGAGGTTCTAGAGGATAAATATGACATATATCATGTGTGTGCGTGTCGGGAATGGTGGCTTGCTTGAGGCATTTGTGCATTAAACTGACAAGCATAAAGGAAGATGAGAGGTGTGTGATCCAGCTTTACTCCCTCAGAGTGTCAGTTGTGTCAATAGATCTTGCCTGTCACAAGAAGGTTTTTCAGTGCTTTTTCTGACCTAGGAAATCACAACCGTAATTCTTGGAAGTTGAACCAGAATTCATAAAATCCAGCAATAATATAATGGGTATGtaatatgtatttaaaaaagGGTACAAAGGACAAACATAAAGGGCTAGGAggtacatttttattttttttagggaTCTTGTGTAAAAATGGACATACTTTAAGGGCCGTATTGTTGATAACCCTGGTAAAAATCCTGCTACACGACCTCCAGACATTATAGGGTGTTTGCTGACTCATTTAACTCTCACtttatgaaataattttttgtgtatAATATGAAATACAGCTCCAAGGGTCTCGAtcgaaaatatattatataaatgaaaTTTGATATACAATCCTGCCATTAAAAAGAATGTGCCCTGTTGCTAAGAAAGAGATCATAGAGGGAAGTAATCGAAGAAATAGTAAAATTTACCTCAGTGATAGGGTGATAGCCTTGGGAAGTAGTCATTGGAGAAGCAGAATCAGTATTGGAAAAGGACTGAAGAGCATATAAACGAGCCATAATCAGCTAAAATAAACTTAACTGTAGTCTGTAACAAACACTCCAAAAGTTATTTCAATCTTACAGGCAAACCGTGGACATTGGAAATAGAATTTGAAGATGAAACACGCCTGTACTTGTGTCTTGGAGCATAAAATTTGTAGTCTGCGGCAGAGATAGCTACTTCATTACGACCAGTCAATCTTTTAAACCTATACCATTgagaacaatatcatattaGGCTTCttcattcatgaaatttatCACCTTCAATATTTCTAAAAAGGACCCTTTAGCTCCATGAAGCCCATGCTATCAGAATGAAGTAAATTGGCATATGCAATTTTAAACATCcatagaataaaattacaagtataATTTTAACCTCAGAGTACATTATTACTCATCCTTTCCTATGAACCTGATAGGATCTAAATGTTTTTAAATGTTATATATGAGTGTGATGATATAATTGACAAAAAATACAGTAAACAAACAGATAATTAATAGATACTAAGAAATAGAGATAGATTCAGAGACAcaaagaggggggggggggggggggggggggggggagggagggagagggaagagagagagagagagagagggagagggagagggagagggagtgagagagggagagagagagagggaagaGATGGCATGAGAAGAAAGAAAAcaagagacagagagagagaggaaaggAGGGAGGGAGAGTGGTGGACAAGTCCGTTGTCCTTGTTCATACTTCATATATTTGCATAATCTGAGAAATACACACAAGTCTACTATATATAGGTTCATACTAACTTAGTAATAACCTAAATATCTTTAATACTATTATCTGTTACTAATAGTGCACTACGATTCCTGACTGAACATGCTTAAAGACAACTTTGAGTCTTTGACTATCATGCATACTTTTCATTCCAGATGATTATATGATTGACCTTGCTTGGCTTAACTTATTTAGCACTACACATTACATTCTTTTATTGCTAAACTAGTAAACCAAAACTCTTATTATGTTTCCCGCACCTTGGGTTTGTGGTATACATGTTATATAGCTATACCAAGCTTAGTTTGTACAGTTTCTTAGCTAATCAAAACACTGTTAGATTCtttgattgttgcatattttCCTTTATTGAGTTCTTAAAAAGAATCCATAAATAAGTTGGAAATAACATATGCATTAGTCATAACCAAAGACAAGTAAAAAGGCAACACTTCAGGCTTACCACTCTGCATCACCAATACCCACATCAGTTGGCCTCTCAATGATGGCCAAACCATTGACAACGACAAAACGAACTCGCTTTTCGTCTTGTATTACAAGCTCCGGAAATCTTGATCTTGTCTCCATTGAAGTTGCCAATTCTCTTCTCTTAAATACACAAGTTCCTAGATTTGAGCATACATAAATGTAAAGTTCTAAAACTTGGTCCTTGACTCCAAATGATACTTAAAGATaggatattataaaaaaaaaacctaacATATTTTTTGACAGATCTTATAAACATTAATTTGACCAGTGgaaatacaagtgccatagcaaGCAATCACCAAAGGCATATGTTCCCAAATTACTCATGAAGGAACCTAGGagccaaagaaaaaaaaacaaaatttgggaaagcaaagaaaaaaaagagaatccTATTCTTAGTTGATTCTAAATTCAGTGAAGTACAAAATGTAAGTCACGAGCAAACCCACAAAGAAATGATTATATACCACAGAGTGGATCATAGACTTAATAATCATAATTTCtaataacacacacacacacatcacaCCTTTCTTAGGAAACTTTTTGGCAAGCTTTCTGTACAGACCACCAGCTGCTTCCAGGGGGACACCAATGGACTTCTCACGCATGCCATTTACTGAAGAAAGTTTCATATTCACTTCATTGACCAAAGTTTCATACATATTGGCCACATACATCATAGGCAATACATAACGTGCATCTCCTTCGTACAGAATCTCTCTCGACTTCCTCTTGCTTGCTTTATCTTCTGCAGCCTGAGTTATATAGTCTGCTTCCGGATCTCGTGCTTCAGTTACATGTGAACTTATAAAATGATTTACCAAAATGTCCAAAAATCTTGCCCTTGCAGCTTCAATTGGTGTAACATCTAAAACATATACAACTTTATATTAGACCACATACGTGAGAGAAATAATATTACATAACTTTATGGTCCTTATCTCAGTTTTAGCCCAACACTACTAAAAAATGCAGAAACTCACCCTCAATGGTACATACACCGTAAGGATCTATAGAAGGCCCATTATTCTCAATACTGGAACGATCTTCATCCACCCCAACACATGGAAGTGGTAGAGAATTTCCGTATGTTTCATGTAAGCAGTCCTAACAAACAAGATTCAAGTAAAAAACAGATAAGGCTGTAAAGTTACCACTTTAGGTCTCTTTCTAAGTAAGAAATCATCAAATAGTATATTACTTCCCCTCAAACATTAATGCACAGAGTTTCAAATTTCCCAGCTAATACATATAATCCTCAGCTTAAGCACAAGATCATTTAGCAATTCAGATTTTCCAAATATTTGAACCCTCAAGTGTCCATAAGTGCCTGGAGGTTAATCGGTCACTTAAATGCATATTACAACATTGCTAATACATTTCACTTTTTTTTCCACAAGAGAAGCGAGGTTATGATGACGCCCTTAAAAGTCTATACTCAGGCTGAATCTCTTAGCCTATCCACTAGGCTACG includes:
- the LOC108200351 gene encoding uncharacterized protein At2g02148 isoform X1; translated protein: METRVPVPSYNLRSNSSYIDGSKSARDLDNGDGRHVGEIDGTEHDGVTGGDLDNDGESSAVDCLHETYGNSLPLPCVGVDEDRSSIENNGPSIDPYGVCTIEDVTPIEAARARFLDILVNHFISSHVTEARDPEADYITQAAEDKASKRKSREILYEGDARYVLPMMYVANMYETLVNEVNMKLSSVNGMREKSIGVPLEAAGGLYRKLAKKFPKKGTCVFKRRELATSMETRSRFPELVIQDEKRVRFVVVNGLAIIERPTDVGIGDAEWFKRLTGRNEVAISAADYKFYAPRHKYRRVSSSNSISNVHGLPSFSNTDSASPMTTSQGYHPITEPQQQQISSNHHIQTLSHSGQFHALHQSQHQSINQSQHVGHFSHNHQCGPSSHLPDVADGQQPTSISQHMACIQPLAHAAGRLHVLPSGPPKYCDECGSPYLRETSKFCSECGFKRLGI
- the LOC108200351 gene encoding uncharacterized protein At2g02148 isoform X3, which produces METRVPVPSYNLRSNSSYIDGSKSARDLDNGDGRHVGEIDGTEHDGVTGGDLDNDGESSAVDCLHETYGNSLPLPCVGVDEDRSSIENNGPSIDPYGVCTIEDVTPIEAARARFLDILVNHFISSHVTEARDPEADYITQAAEDKASKRKSREILYEGDARYVLPMMYVANMYETLVNEVNMKLSSVNGMREKSIGVPLEAAGGLYRKLAKKFPKKGTCVFKRRELATSMETRSRFPELVIQDEKRVRFVVVNGLAIIERPTDVGIGDAEWFKRLTGRNEVAISAADYKFYAPRHKYRRVSSSNSISNVHGLPSFSNTDSASPMTTSQGYHPITEQQISSNHHIQTLSHSGQFHALHQSQHQSINQSQHVGHFSHNHQCGPSSHLPDVADGQQPTSISQHMACIQPLAHAAGRLHVLPSGPPKYCDECGSPYLRETSKFCSECGFKRLGI
- the LOC108200351 gene encoding uncharacterized protein At2g02148 isoform X4 produces the protein METRVPVPSYNLRSNSSYIDGSKSARDLDNGDGRHVGEIDGTEHDGVTGGDLDNDGESSAVDCLHETYGNSLPLPCVGVDEDRSSIENNGPSIDPYGVCTIEDVTPIEAARARFLDILVNHFISSHVTEARDPEADYITQAAEDKASKRKSREILYEGDARYVLPMMYVANMYETLVNEVNMKLSSVNGMREKSIGVPLEAAGGLYRKLAKKFPKKGTCVFKRRELATSMETRSRFPELVIQDEKRVRFVVVNGLAIIERPTDVGIGDAEWFKRLTGRNEVAISAADYKFYAPRHKYRRVSSSNSISNVHGLPSFSNTDSASPMTTSQGYHPITEQISSNHHIQTLSHSGQFHALHQSQHQSINQSQHVGHFSHNHQCGPSSHLPDVADGQQPTSISQHMACIQPLAHAAGRLHVLPSGPPKYCDECGSPYLRETSKFCSECGFKRLGI
- the LOC108200351 gene encoding uncharacterized protein At2g02148 isoform X2: METRVPVPSYNLRSNSSYIDGSKSARDLDNGDGRHVGEIDGTEHDGVTGGDLDNDGESSAVDCLHETYGNSLPLPCVGVDEDRSSIENNGPSIDPYGVCTIEDVTPIEAARARFLDILVNHFISSHVTEARDPEADYITQAAEDKASKRKSREILYEGDARYVLPMMYVANMYETLVNEVNMKLSSVNGMREKSIGVPLEAAGGLYRKLAKKFPKKGTCVFKRRELATSMETRSRFPELVIQDEKRVRFVVVNGLAIIERPTDVGIGDAEWFKRLTGRNEVAISAADYKFYAPRHKYRRVSSSNSISNVHGLPSFSNTDSASPMTTSQGYHPITEPQQQQISSNHHIQTLSHSGQFHALHQSQHQSINQSQHVGHFSHNHQCGPSSHLPDVADGQQPTSISQHMACIQPLAHAAGRLHPSGPPKYCDECGSPYLRETSKFCSECGFKRLGI
- the LOC108200351 gene encoding uncharacterized protein At2g02148 isoform X5; this translates as METRVPVPSYNLRSNSSYIDGSKSARDLDNGDGRHVGEIDGTEHDGVTGGDLDNDGESSAVDCLHETYGNSLPLPCVGVDEDRSSIENNGPSIDPYGVCTIEDVTPIEAARARFLDILVNHFISSHVTEARDPEADYITQAAEDKASKRKSREILYEGDARYVLPMMYVANMYETLVNEVNMKLSSVNGMREKSIGVPLEAAGGLYRKLAKKFPKKGTCVFKRRELATSMETRSRFPELVIQDEKRVRFVVVNGLAIIERPTDVGIGDAEWFKRLTGRNEVAISAADYKFYAPRHKYRRVSSSNSISNVHGLPSFSNTDSASPMTTSQGYHPITEISSNHHIQTLSHSGQFHALHQSQHQSINQSQHVGHFSHNHQCGPSSHLPDVADGQQPTSISQHMACIQPLAHAAGRLHVLPSGPPKYCDECGSPYLRETSKFCSECGFKRLGI